A region of the Exiguobacterium aurantiacum DSM 6208 genome:
TCTTTTACTGTGTCCCCATCTTTTACGAACCACTTGACGATTTCACCTTCGTGAATTCCTTCACCGATGTCTGGTAATTTAAATTCGAATACTGCCACTGGTTTTTCCTCCCATCAAATAATCATGTAAACACGATGAGGGAGACAATTCTCCCTCATCGCCAAATGAACACGATCAGAAGTTGATAACTTCCTTAACTTTTGCAACGACATCTTTATGGTCAGGTAACCATGCGTCTTCCCCTTGTGCGAAGGCGAAAACTGTGTCAGGTGCAGTCACACGAAGCACTGGAGCTTCGAGGTGAAGAATTGCGCGTTCTTGAATTTCAGTTACAACGTTCGCTGCGATACCTGCTTGACGCTGTGCCTCTTGAACGACGATCGCACGGCCAGTCTTTTTAACAGACTCGACGATTGTATCGATATCAAGCGGGCTCACTGTCATGAGGTCGATGACTTCAACGTTGATGTTTTCTTTTTCGAGTTCTTCCGCTGCTTTGAGTGACGTGTGGACCATCGCACCGTATGTGATGATCGAAACGTCAGTTCCTTCACGCTTCACGTCTGCTTTTCCAAGCTCGATCGTGTATTCGCCTTCAGGTACTTCGCCACGGAATGAACGGTAAAGCTTCATGTGCTCGAGGAAGACGACAGGGTCGTTATCGCGGATTGACGCGATCAAAAGTCCTTTTGCATCGTACGGAGTCGACGGGATGACGACTTTAAGACCAGGTGTCTGAGCCATCAAGCCTTCGAGGCTATCCGCATGAAGTTCAGGTGTTTTTACACCGCCACCGAACGGTGAACGGATTGTGATCGGCTGGCTGTAAGCGCCGCCTGAACGGTAACGCATACGTGCCATTTGAGCTGCGACCGAGTCAAATACTTCGAAGACGAAACCGAAGAATTGAACTTCCATGATTGGACGGAAGCCTGTGAGACCGAGACCGATTGCAAGACCACCGATACCAGACTCAGCAAGCGGCGTGTCGAAGACGCGGTCTTCGCCGAGCTCGTCTTGGAGACCTTCCGTAGCACGGAATACCCCACCGTTTTTACCAACGTCTTCTCCGAAAAGAAGTACTTTCTCGTCGCGCTTCATTTCAACGCGCATCGCATCAGTAATCGCTTGGATCATTGTCATTTGAGCCATAACTTACTTCGACTCCTTTGCAGTATATTCTTCGAGCTGCTCTTTCAAGTTAGCAGGAAGTTCTTCGAACATGTTGTTGATGAAGTCCGAAACTTTTTGTTTTGGTTCTTTGTCTGCGAGGCTGATCGCTTCTTTCACGTCAGCTTTCGCTTGCTCGATCACTTCGTTCTCCATGTCTTCGCTCCAAAGTTTTTTTCCTTCGAGGAAGAGGCGGAAACGTACGAGTGGGTCTTTCTCTTGGTACTCAGTATCGAGTTCTTTTGTACGGTAACGTGTTGGGTCATCCCCAGCGAGCGTATGTGGTCCGTAACGGTACGTGAGTGCTTCGATGAGCGTCGGTGTTCCTTCAAGTGCGTCTTTACGCGCTTGTTGCGTTGCGGCGAGGACAGCAAGCACGTCCATTCCGTCAACTTGGATTCCGTTGATGCCCGCTGCTACAGCTTTTTGCGCGATCGTTTTAGCTGCAGTTTGCTTCTCGACAGGTGTCGAGATGGCGAAGCGGTTGTTTTGTACGACGAAGATGGCTGGTGATTTGAATGCACCCGCGAAGTTCAAGCCTTCGTAGAAGTCACCTTGTGATGAACCACCGTCACCAGTGTAAGTAATGGCGACGTTAGTGTTGCCGTTGCGTTTGAGGCCCATTGCCACACCCGCTGCTTGGATGATTTGTGC
Encoded here:
- a CDS encoding alpha-ketoacid dehydrogenase subunit beta, giving the protein MAQMTMIQAITDAMRVEMKRDEKVLLFGEDVGKNGGVFRATEGLQDELGEDRVFDTPLAESGIGGLAIGLGLTGFRPIMEVQFFGFVFEVFDSVAAQMARMRYRSGGAYSQPITIRSPFGGGVKTPELHADSLEGLMAQTPGLKVVIPSTPYDAKGLLIASIRDNDPVVFLEHMKLYRSFRGEVPEGEYTIELGKADVKREGTDVSIITYGAMVHTSLKAAEELEKENINVEVIDLMTVSPLDIDTIVESVKKTGRAIVVQEAQRQAGIAANVVTEIQERAILHLEAPVLRVTAPDTVFAFAQGEDAWLPDHKDVVAKVKEVINF
- the pdhA gene encoding pyruvate dehydrogenase (acetyl-transferring) E1 component subunit alpha, with amino-acid sequence MNNVQVLQNVEENFQTFRILDEKGEVVNQDAMPDVTDEQLQELMRRMVYTRIWDQRAISLNRQGRLGFYAPVAGQEATMIGTQYALDKQDWILPGYRDIPQLVFHGLPLYQAFLFSRGHVAGNRIPEDVNVLMPQIIIGAQIIQAAGVAMGLKRNGNTNVAITYTGDGGSSQGDFYEGLNFAGAFKSPAIFVVQNNRFAISTPVEKQTAAKTIAQKAVAAGINGIQVDGMDVLAVLAATQQARKDALEGTPTLIEALTYRYGPHTLAGDDPTRYRTKELDTEYQEKDPLVRFRLFLEGKKLWSEDMENEVIEQAKADVKEAISLADKEPKQKVSDFINNMFEELPANLKEQLEEYTAKESK